Genomic DNA from Shouchella patagoniensis:
AACAAGCGATTAAAGGAACAAAACAACGTGAATCAACACAACAGCTTATTCAAAAACGGACGAGCCAACTGGTTGGTAAAGGATTTGCTTATGAAGCCATTCAGGCAGCTTTATCAGGCAATACTGATAAAGATAACAATGATGATGAGTGGCAGGCACTGATTTATCAAGCAGAGAAATTAGTGCGTACGTATACAAGGAAATATACGGGGTATGAATTAAAACAGAAACTTAAACAAGCACTTTACCGTAAGGGCTTCGCCTTTAGTGAAATTAGTCGTTACATTGATGAAGAACTGCAGGGGGATGAGAATTAATGGAAAAACGATTTAGCGAAATGGATGAATATGAATTAAAACTTGAGATTTCAATGCTAAATGAAAAAGCTAAGAAAGCCGAACAACTCGGACAAGGGAATGAATATGCAGTTTATGAAAGGCGTAAGACGTTAGCACAATCTTATTTAATTGATCCAAGTACAATTGAGCCTGGAGCAGCTTATCGGATGACGGATGGGATTACATTATTTGAAGTTTCTTATATGAATGGCAGGTTTGCATGGGGCTATCGAACTGGAGAACGAGAATTAACGGGCGTACCAATTGCACTTCTGGCAGATAAAGTTACTCAAGTTTAATAAAAAAGGATCTTCCAAGGGAAGATCCTTTTTTGCACCTATGTGCGTTTGCGCATCTGTGCTTCAAGCACGATATTGTGCTGGCTTTGTTGGGTTTCACCATTCACTTGGTGGAATGCGTGCTTTGAATTAGCACGCGGTGACATGAACGGATCACGATACAAACTGTTTAAACGCGAGTGTTCCTTACCCATGAGGCATTCCTCCCAAAATTAAAAAGTTTTAAAGTGGTTGGACGAACTCATTCGTTCTTGTGGGCGATCCGCAATGCTTCTATCTGCACGTTTTGAAGCGTGCTCGTCAGCATTGTTGGCTTTGTTGCCATTAAACGAAATAGGATTTGGAAAATCTTTAGCTTTATTTCGCATTCGTGAAACCCCCTTCACCATATCGGCTTACTTCTAGTATGGCAAATGAAGAGTCCATTATAGCAGGTAAAGAAAACCAACTACGTGATCACTTTTAATTTTTTTCGCAACGTTTCTTCGCTATAAACCCAACCTGTGTATGAGGTTACAATGTTTAACTCCTGGTCCATCTTAACTATTGCAACAAATGGATAGTAGCCGTTGCTACGGTAACGTAAATCAACAAAACGGACTTCATAACCATCCGTATCCGTTGCTTCCATTTCCCAACGGTACGTTGGAGAAAAAGACAAAAACGCTGATAGGTTTTTATCAGATTTTGCTGCTTGCATAACCGGGTCGTTTGGAATTGGATCAAACGTATAACTTTCAAAAAAGGTAATGACTTTGTCTTTCGATTGTGCTACATGAAGCATTTCAGGTGTCCGAATAACAAGATGCCATTTGTTCCAACGAAGCGTCGGTGATACAAAAATATGAGATGCTGTAGGGTAATACGAACGTGCATGTTTGACTACTTGTTTTTTTTGTCCAATTCTCCATATATAATACAGGATTAATCCGACGTAAATGACGATGTAAGTCGGTCCAGGTGGAACTCCGGCTAGCCAGAGAAGAATCCCTGCTGCATGAGATCCGAATATAATTGGGTCAAAGATATTAATGACACCAAGCGCAATCCAACGATTAGACGCTGGTCGAAGCGCTTGTGTTCCGTAAGCATTAAATATGTCTACAAACACGTGGAGAAAAACGGATATAGCTGCCCATAATAATAGTGTTGGCCAGTATGCATTTTGAAAAAACAACAACATACCCCCAG
This window encodes:
- a CDS encoding YfhH family protein; translated protein: MEKRFSEMDEYELKLEISMLNEKAKKAEQLGQGNEYAVYERRKTLAQSYLIDPSTIEPGAAYRMTDGITLFEVSYMNGRFAWGYRTGERELTGVPIALLADKVTQV
- a CDS encoding YpzG family protein; the protein is MGKEHSRLNSLYRDPFMSPRANSKHAFHQVNGETQQSQHNIVLEAQMRKRT
- the sspK gene encoding small acid-soluble spore protein K produces the protein MRNKAKDFPNPISFNGNKANNADEHASKRADRSIADRPQERMSSSNHFKTF
- a CDS encoding metal-dependent hydrolase produces the protein MDTSTHIVMGVGLAGLATLDPHVASSPYMQSAVLATTLVASNAPDFDTVLKLRNNAVYIRHHRGITHSLPAMMLWPFVVSGGMLLFFQNAYWPTLLLWAAISVFLHVFVDIFNAYGTQALRPASNRWIALGVINIFDPIIFGSHAAGILLWLAGVPPGPTYIVIYVGLILYYIWRIGQKKQVVKHARSYYPTASHIFVSPTLRWNKWHLVIRTPEMLHVAQSKDKVITFFESYTFDPIPNDPVMQAAKSDKNLSAFLSFSPTYRWEMEATDTDGYEVRFVDLRYRSNGYYPFVAIVKMDQELNIVTSYTGWVYSEETLRKKLKVIT